A single window of Candidatus Methylomirabilota bacterium DNA harbors:
- a CDS encoding cation diffusion facilitator family transporter: MMHEHRETAAGRSRRRLVAVLVLTGAFMLVETVGAIWTSSLALAADAGHMLTDVGGLALALFAVWIAGRPPTPAKTFGYYRVEILAALVNALILLVIAGVILTEAYRRLFAPPAIMAVPMLAIATVGLGVNLFSAWLLRRGARESLNIRGAYLEVVADALASVGVLVAGFVILLTGWTLVDPLVSAAIAVFIVPRTWRLLVQAVNVLLEGTPPHLQLDEIGAAMTQVAGVRRIHDLHVWTLTSGREAMSAHVVVEDLAESERLLDELHAVLHARFGIDHTTIQLEKDPGVALRIKRPTGV; this comes from the coding sequence ATGATGCACGAACACCGAGAGACCGCCGCCGGCCGCTCGCGCCGCCGGCTCGTGGCCGTGCTGGTTCTGACCGGAGCGTTCATGCTCGTCGAGACCGTCGGCGCGATCTGGACCAGCAGCCTGGCGCTGGCTGCGGACGCCGGCCACATGCTCACCGATGTCGGCGGGCTGGCCCTGGCGCTCTTCGCCGTGTGGATCGCCGGGCGGCCGCCGACGCCGGCCAAGACGTTCGGCTACTACCGGGTGGAGATCCTGGCCGCTCTCGTCAACGCGCTGATCTTGCTCGTGATCGCGGGCGTCATCCTGACCGAGGCGTACCGGCGGCTGTTCGCGCCGCCGGCCATCATGGCCGTCCCCATGCTGGCCATCGCGACGGTGGGGCTGGGCGTCAACCTGTTCTCGGCCTGGCTGCTACGCCGGGGGGCCCGGGAGAGCCTGAACATCCGGGGGGCCTATCTGGAAGTGGTGGCCGACGCTCTGGCCTCGGTGGGCGTGCTGGTTGCCGGGTTCGTGATCTTGCTCACCGGCTGGACGCTGGTGGATCCCCTCGTCAGTGCCGCCATCGCGGTGTTCATCGTGCCCCGGACGTGGCGCCTGCTGGTGCAGGCCGTCAACGTCCTGCTGGAGGGAACGCCGCCCCACCTGCAGCTGGACGAGATCGGCGCGGCCATGACGCAGGTGGCCGGGGTCCGGCGCATCCACGACCTGCACGTGTGGACGTTGACGTCGGGGCGGGAAGCCATGAGCGCTCACGTGGTGGTCGAGGATCTGGCCGAGAGCGAGCGCCTGCTCGACGAGCTTCACGCGGTGCTCCACGCGCGCTTCGGCATCGATCACACCACGATCCAGCTCGAGAAGGATCCCGGGGTGGCGCTGCGCATCAAGCGGCCGA
- a CDS encoding NYN domain-containing protein codes for MNGERKLALFIDFENIARGVKEAQYKQFEIKLVLERLLEKGKIIVRRAYADWSRFTEYKRPFHEWAIELIDVPQSRYSGKNSADIRMVVDALDLAYGKSHIDAFALVSGDSDFSPLVSKLRENDRYVIGLGVKSSSSDLLVANCDEFIFYEDLIRDTKKTNLLRGLPEKKAEAMAQLIDAIQALLRENKETLWGSMVKQTMIRKNPAFNESYYGYSTFSKLLEDAAKQKIVTLERDEKSGTYVITSLTEESGRAA; via the coding sequence ATGAACGGGGAACGAAAGCTGGCGTTGTTCATCGACTTCGAGAACATCGCCCGCGGGGTCAAGGAGGCGCAGTACAAGCAGTTCGAGATCAAGCTGGTGCTGGAGCGGCTACTCGAGAAGGGCAAGATCATCGTGCGCCGCGCCTATGCCGACTGGAGCCGCTTCACCGAGTACAAGCGCCCGTTTCACGAGTGGGCCATCGAGCTCATCGACGTCCCCCAGAGCCGCTACAGCGGCAAGAACTCCGCCGACATCCGCATGGTCGTGGACGCGCTGGACCTGGCCTACGGCAAGTCGCACATCGACGCCTTCGCCCTGGTCTCCGGCGACTCCGACTTCTCGCCGCTGGTCTCCAAGCTGCGCGAGAACGACCGCTACGTGATCGGGCTCGGAGTCAAGTCGTCCTCATCCGACCTGCTGGTGGCCAACTGCGACGAGTTCATCTTCTACGAGGACCTCATCCGGGACACCAAGAAGACGAACCTGTTGCGGGGCCTGCCCGAGAAGAAGGCCGAGGCCATGGCGCAGCTCATCGACGCCATCCAGGCGCTCCTGCGCGAGAACAAAGAAACGTTGTGGGGATCCATGGTCAAACAGACCATGATCCGCAAGAACCCCGCCTTCAACGAGTCCTATTACGGATACTCCACGTTCTCGAAGCTACTGGAGGATGCCGCCAAGCAGAAAATCGTCACCCTGGAGCGCGACGAGAAGAGCGGCACCTACGTCATCACTTCACTCACCGAGGAGAGCGGGCGGGCGGCCTAG
- a CDS encoding nitrite reductase (NAD(P)H) small subunit encodes MAFVSVATPDEIPIGHGLLVERNDRTVAIFNAGAGRFFACAASCPHEDGPLAEGWLEGDAVVCPWHGFDFDLATGRCRVDADLAIPVYPVRVSAGAVEVDLP; translated from the coding sequence ATGGCCTTCGTAAGCGTCGCCACCCCCGACGAGATTCCCATCGGTCACGGTCTCCTGGTCGAGCGCAACGACCGCACGGTGGCCATCTTCAACGCCGGCGCCGGGCGCTTCTTCGCCTGCGCGGCTTCCTGTCCCCACGAGGACGGACCGCTCGCCGAAGGCTGGCTGGAAGGTGACGCGGTGGTGTGCCCCTGGCACGGCTTCGACTTCGATCTGGCCACCGGTCGCTGTCGCGTGGACGCCGACCTGGCGATTCCCGTCTATCCGGTCCGGGTATCGGCCGGCGCCGTGGAGGTCGACCTGCCGTGA
- a CDS encoding cupin domain-containing protein: MFWKILREEGDRRTVLTRYAPGATIPRHRHLGEEQIYVLEGSVADDTGTCTNGNYARRPPGCIHTVTSRAGALVLAVMSGGTERC; encoded by the coding sequence GTGTTCTGGAAGATCCTCCGGGAGGAGGGCGACCGGCGAACGGTGCTCACCCGCTACGCGCCCGGCGCCACGATCCCCCGCCACCGGCACCTCGGCGAGGAGCAGATCTACGTGCTGGAGGGCAGCGTCGCCGACGATACCGGTACGTGCACAAACGGCAACTACGCCCGGCGACCGCCGGGCTGTATCCACACCGTGACCAGCCGCGCGGGCGCGCTGGTGCTCGCCGTGATGTCCGGCGGTACCGAGCGATGCTAG
- a CDS encoding helix-turn-helix transcriptional regulator: MAERAVPHVRKFLGQRLRALRKQRGLSQERLGRKSALSGKFIGEVERGEKSISVDSLYHVAVALEVPLRHLTDVRPGRRTPVPSEEAERLFAMVCAHRRPGEVRKALEVVRAMLGGAA, encoded by the coding sequence GTGGCCGAACGCGCCGTCCCACACGTGCGAAAGTTTCTCGGGCAACGACTGCGCGCCCTGCGCAAGCAGCGGGGCCTGAGCCAGGAACGCTTGGGGCGAAAGTCCGCGCTCAGCGGGAAGTTCATCGGTGAAGTGGAGCGCGGCGAGAAATCGATCTCTGTCGACAGTCTGTATCACGTGGCGGTGGCGCTCGAGGTGCCGCTACGCCACCTGACCGACGTGCGGCCGGGCCGGCGGACTCCGGTGCCCAGCGAAGAGGCCGAGCGCCTCTTCGCGATGGTGTGCGCGCACCGGCGCCCCGGCGAGGTGCGCAAGGCCCTCGAGGTCGTCCGGGCCATGCTGGGAGGCGCCGCGTGA
- a CDS encoding lipid-A-disaccharide synthase N-terminal domain-containing protein, protein MLTSEHVWVGIGLLGQALFSARFVVQWLATERKRRSVVPRQFWYFSIGGGLTLLAYAIYRVDPVFILGQAAGLLVYSRNLYFIHRYGGQAAEA, encoded by the coding sequence ATGCTGACCAGCGAACACGTATGGGTCGGCATCGGGCTGCTCGGCCAAGCGCTGTTCTCGGCGCGCTTCGTGGTGCAATGGCTCGCCACCGAGCGCAAGCGGCGCAGCGTGGTGCCCCGTCAATTTTGGTACTTTTCGATCGGCGGCGGCCTCACGCTTCTGGCCTACGCGATCTATCGCGTCGACCCCGTGTTCATTCTCGGGCAAGCCGCCGGGCTTCTGGTGTACTCTCGCAATCTCTATTTCATTCACCGCTACGGCGGGCAGGCGGCCGAGGCCTGA
- a CDS encoding alanine--glyoxylate aminotransferase family protein, translating into MIWAQCQTRPVLMIPGPTELPPPVIQALNRPPAIHYDDSFDVGMLEPTTLALREVFRTRNEVLLLPGSGRTALEAGATSLIEPGDRVLVVGAGQFGVLMRDIMNRAGAAWSEFNVELGRPLDLTALAAEAERLRPKAITLVHNETSTGTTYPAAQVGEIARRVGALFMLDTVSALAGIDVRTDEWGVDLNMTGSQKCLAAPLGLALVSVSARAWEAMERRRRPSHSWSYDLLRWREHWIPESRGGRLSEGAPRRQPVSIPTHLTAAMQAAVRLILEEGLGQRFRRHEVAATALRAGVQAMGLDLFPDPSLWSNTVSCIKVPKAVEPAAVVAHMRDRHGILIGTGLDKLRTSTLRIGTMGITASPLFVLPTLSALELALRDLGHKSDPGAGLAAAQRVFADA; encoded by the coding sequence ATGATTTGGGCCCAGTGTCAGACCCGTCCGGTGCTGATGATTCCCGGCCCCACCGAGCTTCCCCCGCCCGTGATCCAGGCCCTCAACCGCCCGCCGGCGATCCACTACGACGACTCGTTCGACGTCGGCATGCTGGAGCCCACCACGCTGGCGCTCCGCGAGGTGTTCCGGACCCGCAACGAAGTGCTCCTCCTGCCGGGCTCGGGCCGGACGGCGCTGGAAGCGGGAGCCACCTCGCTCATCGAGCCGGGCGACCGCGTCCTCGTCGTCGGCGCCGGCCAGTTCGGCGTCCTGATGCGGGACATCATGAACCGGGCGGGCGCGGCCTGGTCCGAGTTCAACGTCGAGCTGGGCCGCCCGCTCGACCTGACGGCGCTGGCCGCGGAGGCCGAGCGGTTGCGGCCCAAGGCCATCACGCTGGTGCACAACGAGACCTCCACGGGCACCACCTACCCGGCCGCGCAGGTCGGGGAGATCGCGCGGCGCGTGGGCGCGTTGTTCATGCTCGACACCGTGTCGGCCCTGGCCGGCATCGACGTGCGCACCGACGAGTGGGGCGTCGACCTCAACATGACCGGCTCCCAGAAATGTCTGGCCGCCCCGCTCGGGCTGGCCCTGGTGTCGGTGAGCGCCCGGGCCTGGGAGGCCATGGAGCGACGGCGGCGGCCGTCCCACAGCTGGTCCTACGACCTGCTCCGGTGGCGCGAGCACTGGATCCCCGAATCGCGAGGCGGCCGGCTCAGCGAGGGCGCCCCCCGGCGGCAACCCGTCTCCATCCCCACGCACCTCACCGCCGCCATGCAGGCGGCCGTCCGGCTCATCCTCGAGGAAGGGCTGGGCCAGCGCTTCCGCCGTCACGAGGTGGCCGCCACCGCGCTGCGGGCCGGCGTGCAGGCCATGGGGCTCGACCTGTTTCCCGATCCGTCGCTGTGGTCGAACACCGTGTCGTGCATCAAGGTGCCCAAGGCGGTGGAGCCCGCGGCCGTCGTCGCCCACATGCGCGATCGGCACGGCATCCTCATCGGCACCGGGCTCGACAAGCTTCGGACCAGTACGCTCCGCATCGGGACGATGGGGATCACGGCCAGTCCGCTCTTCGTGCTGCCGACGCTTTCGGCGCTGGAGCTGGCGTTGCGGGACCTGGGCCACAAGAGCGACCCGGGCGCCGGCCTCGCCGCCGCCCAGCGCGTCTTCGCCGACGCCTGA
- a CDS encoding NAD(P)-dependent oxidoreductase, with the protein MHVYTAHGAEDEAELIRRIGRARVAINIRAHARFTEPVFAACRNLKMVSIWGTGTDNIDLDAAGRHGVTVCNTPGINARAVAEHTLALMLAVARRIPRIDHEVREGRWPRDLLTQLLGKTLGVFGTGTIGARVIELGRAIGMTVLAWSLRGEPDRIAALGARAAGKEEILREADVISLHLRLVPETRAFLTRKEFGLVKRSAILINTARGALVERDALLDALSQGKIAGAGLDVFHDEPLRPTDPVLKLDNVVLSPHNAGQTPEVIRDGLLRAVENIEHFLEGRPTDVVVAPAR; encoded by the coding sequence GTGCACGTCTACACCGCTCACGGCGCCGAGGACGAAGCCGAGCTGATCCGCCGTATCGGCCGCGCCCGGGTGGCGATCAACATCCGGGCTCACGCCCGGTTCACCGAGCCGGTCTTCGCGGCCTGCCGGAACCTCAAGATGGTCTCCATCTGGGGAACGGGCACCGACAACATCGACCTGGATGCCGCCGGCCGGCACGGCGTGACGGTCTGCAACACGCCGGGGATCAATGCGCGGGCCGTCGCCGAGCACACGCTGGCCCTCATGCTGGCGGTGGCCCGGCGGATCCCCCGGATCGATCACGAGGTCCGGGAAGGCCGCTGGCCGCGCGATCTGCTGACCCAGCTGCTCGGCAAGACCCTGGGCGTGTTCGGAACGGGGACGATCGGCGCCCGCGTCATCGAGCTGGGCCGTGCGATCGGCATGACGGTGCTGGCCTGGAGCCTGCGCGGCGAGCCGGACCGCATCGCGGCCCTGGGCGCCCGGGCCGCGGGTAAGGAGGAGATCCTGCGCGAGGCCGACGTCATCTCGCTGCACCTGCGCCTGGTCCCCGAGACCCGCGCCTTCCTCACCCGCAAGGAGTTCGGCCTTGTGAAGCGCAGCGCGATTCTCATCAATACCGCGCGGGGGGCGTTGGTGGAGCGCGACGCCCTGCTCGATGCGCTGAGCCAGGGCAAGATCGCCGGCGCCGGCCTCGACGTCTTCCACGACGAGCCCCTGCGGCCCACCGATCCCGTCCTCAAGCTGGACAACGTCGTGCTCTCGCCGCACAACGCCGGTCAGACGCCCGAGGTCATCCGGGACGGCTTGCTCCGCGCGGTGGAAAACATCGAGCACTTCCTCGAGGGCCGTCCCACCGACGTCGTGGTGGCTCCCGCCCGCTGA
- a CDS encoding polysaccharide deacetylase family protein, whose amino-acid sequence MKLPSERFPYSPIAHRRPWKLPKGARIAVWTIVNVEEWSPEKPMPRQYLTTPQGVAVVPDVPNWAWHDYGMRVGFWRFLEALGKRKIRATTAINAHVCESYPAVAQAMLDAKWEFMGHGMVQGAMHLLPDQRAVIRDTVQTLEKFTGRKPKGWLGPGLTETWETLDLLAEEGIEYVSDWVNDDQPYEIRTTARRLVSVPYTVELNDIPMMIIQHHSSSEWLQRCRDQFDRLYAEGARNPRVMAIAVHPYISGVPHRIKYFEAVYDYIKKHKGVWLTTGEEIYDWYASHGW is encoded by the coding sequence GTGAAACTGCCATCGGAGCGCTTTCCGTACTCTCCCATCGCCCACCGCCGTCCCTGGAAGCTCCCCAAAGGGGCCCGGATCGCCGTCTGGACCATCGTCAACGTGGAGGAGTGGAGCCCGGAAAAGCCGATGCCGCGCCAATACCTCACGACGCCCCAGGGCGTGGCCGTCGTCCCGGATGTGCCGAACTGGGCCTGGCACGATTACGGGATGCGGGTCGGGTTCTGGCGATTCCTGGAGGCGCTGGGCAAGCGGAAGATCCGGGCCACCACGGCGATCAACGCCCACGTCTGCGAGTCCTATCCGGCGGTGGCCCAGGCTATGCTCGACGCCAAGTGGGAGTTCATGGGCCACGGGATGGTCCAGGGAGCCATGCACCTGCTGCCCGATCAGCGCGCCGTCATCCGCGACACGGTCCAGACGCTCGAGAAGTTCACGGGCCGCAAGCCCAAAGGCTGGCTGGGCCCGGGGCTGACCGAGACGTGGGAGACCCTCGATCTGCTCGCTGAAGAAGGGATCGAGTACGTCTCGGATTGGGTCAACGACGACCAGCCCTACGAGATCCGCACGACGGCGCGGCGGCTCGTGTCGGTACCCTATACCGTCGAGCTGAACGACATCCCCATGATGATCATCCAGCACCACTCGTCGTCGGAGTGGCTCCAGCGGTGCCGAGACCAGTTCGACCGGCTCTACGCGGAGGGCGCCCGGAACCCGCGGGTGATGGCCATCGCCGTGCATCCCTACATCTCCGGCGTCCCGCATCGCATCAAGTACTTCGAGGCGGTCTACGACTACATCAAGAAGCACAAGGGCGTCTGGCTTACCACCGGCGAAGAGATCTACGACTGGTACGCGTCACACGGCTGGTAG
- a CDS encoding amidohydrolase family protein gives MTPPLGIDIHSHFYPESYLRLIEQEGAAAGARIDRSRGDGPAIVLPGVSTPPLSPAYWDLDLRIKAMNRTGIAVQALSLTSPMTYFASPSLGRRLAQVFNDALAQAHTAYPDRFVGCATLPMQDPAAAVAELERSARLSGVRAVYLGTNIGGRELSDQAFSALFERCQEYELPIFLHPLNVVGSARLGPFYLSNLLGNPFDTAIAAAHLVLGGVMDKFPRLQICLPHAGGALPYLFGRLQHGQRVRPEARDRARRPFGAYLRRFTYDTISHSPEALRYLIGLVGADRVMIGSDFCFDMGYERPRDIVTKRLGLKAVDQARILRGNAARLLGLGTG, from the coding sequence GTGACTCCGCCCCTGGGCATCGACATCCACTCGCACTTCTACCCGGAGAGCTACCTCAGACTGATCGAGCAGGAAGGGGCGGCCGCCGGCGCCCGGATCGACCGCAGCCGCGGTGACGGCCCGGCCATCGTGCTACCCGGAGTCAGCACCCCGCCGCTCTCGCCCGCCTACTGGGATCTCGACCTGCGCATCAAGGCCATGAACCGGACGGGCATCGCGGTACAGGCCCTGTCGCTCACCAGCCCCATGACGTACTTCGCCAGCCCCAGCCTGGGCCGGCGCCTGGCCCAGGTCTTCAACGACGCCCTGGCCCAAGCGCATACGGCCTACCCCGATCGCTTCGTGGGCTGCGCCACGTTGCCGATGCAGGATCCCGCGGCCGCCGTCGCCGAGCTGGAGCGGTCGGCTCGGCTGTCGGGCGTCCGCGCCGTCTACCTGGGCACCAACATCGGGGGGCGGGAGCTCTCGGACCAGGCGTTCTCCGCGCTGTTCGAGCGCTGCCAGGAGTACGAGCTGCCGATCTTCCTGCATCCCCTCAACGTCGTCGGCAGCGCGCGCCTGGGGCCCTTCTACCTCAGCAACCTGCTGGGCAACCCGTTCGACACGGCGATCGCCGCGGCCCATCTCGTCCTGGGCGGGGTGATGGACAAGTTTCCCCGGCTGCAGATATGTCTGCCGCACGCCGGCGGAGCCCTGCCCTACCTCTTCGGACGGCTTCAGCACGGGCAGCGCGTACGTCCCGAGGCCCGCGATCGGGCCCGGCGTCCCTTCGGCGCCTATCTCCGGCGCTTCACCTACGACACGATCAGCCACTCGCCGGAGGCGCTGCGCTACCTCATCGGCCTCGTGGGCGCCGACCGGGTCATGATCGGGAGCGATTTCTGCTTCGACATGGGCTACGAGCGGCCGCGAGACATCGTCACCAAGCGGCTGGGGCTCAAGGCGGTGGACCAGGCGCGGATCCTGCGCGGGAACGCCGCCCGCCTGCTGGGCCTGGGGACGGGGTGA